One part of the uncultured Celeribacter sp. genome encodes these proteins:
- a CDS encoding F0F1 ATP synthase subunit epsilon yields the protein MAANVQFDLVSPERKLASVEVEQVRIPGSEGDLTAMAGHEPTILSLRPGLLTAIGAGVEEQFIVTGGFAELSADTISVLAEMAMPRGEMSQEVVTDLIAKATKAHEEAHPDEHHATEKFLADLIHIVEDLGFHTNL from the coding sequence ATGGCTGCTAATGTCCAATTCGATCTCGTCTCTCCCGAGCGGAAGCTGGCTTCCGTCGAGGTTGAGCAGGTCCGGATCCCGGGTTCTGAAGGTGATCTCACTGCGATGGCCGGCCATGAGCCGACCATCCTGTCGCTTCGTCCCGGTCTGCTGACCGCGATTGGCGCAGGCGTTGAGGAGCAATTCATCGTGACCGGTGGCTTTGCGGAACTGTCCGCAGACACCATCTCGGTTCTGGCTGAAATGGCTATGCCGCGTGGGGAAATGTCCCAAGAGGTCGTCACCGACCTGATCGCGAAAGCTACGAAGGCTCACGAAGAGGCGCATCCGGACGAGCATCACGCGACAGAGAAATTCCTCGCTGATCTCATCCATATCGTCGAGGACCTCGGGTTCCACACCAACCTCTGA
- the atpD gene encoding F0F1 ATP synthase subunit beta yields the protein MANAKGKVTQVIGAVVDVQFDDALPAILNALETDNNGNRLVLEVAQHLGENTVRTIAMDATEGLVRGQEVTDTDGPISVPVGTATLGRILNVTGDPVDEKGPIEADEFRPIHADAPDFDEQATEAEILVTGIKVIDLLAPYSKGGKIGLFGGAGVGKTVLIQELINNIAKVHSGLSVFAGVGERTREGNDLYHEMIESGVLTPDNLPDSKIALVYGQMNEPPGARARIALTGLTLAEQFRDATGTDVLFFVDNIFRFTQAGSEMSALLGRIPSAVGYQPTLATDMGAMQERITSTKNGSITSIQAVYVPADDLTDPAPATTFAHLDATTVLNRAISELGIYPAVDPLDSTSRLMDPLVIGEEHYQVARDVQGILQRYKSLQDIIAILGMDELSEEDKLTVARARKIQRFLSQPFDVAKVFTGSDGVQVPLEDTISSFKAVVAGEYDHLPEAAFYMVGGIQEVLEKAEKLAAEAA from the coding sequence ATGGCAAACGCAAAAGGCAAAGTCACTCAGGTGATTGGCGCCGTTGTGGACGTGCAGTTCGATGATGCGCTTCCCGCAATTCTCAACGCGCTTGAAACGGACAATAACGGCAACCGTCTGGTCCTCGAAGTGGCGCAGCACCTTGGTGAAAACACCGTGCGCACCATCGCAATGGACGCAACCGAAGGTCTTGTGCGCGGTCAGGAAGTGACCGACACCGACGGCCCGATCTCCGTGCCGGTGGGCACCGCGACGCTCGGTCGTATTCTCAACGTCACCGGTGATCCGGTTGACGAAAAAGGCCCGATTGAGGCCGATGAATTCCGCCCGATCCACGCCGACGCACCCGACTTCGATGAGCAGGCCACCGAGGCCGAAATCCTCGTCACTGGCATCAAGGTGATTGACCTCCTCGCCCCCTATTCCAAAGGCGGTAAAATCGGCCTCTTTGGCGGTGCGGGCGTTGGTAAAACCGTTCTCATTCAAGAACTCATCAACAACATCGCGAAGGTGCACTCGGGTCTGTCCGTGTTTGCCGGTGTGGGTGAGCGGACCCGTGAAGGTAACGACCTCTACCACGAGATGATCGAATCCGGCGTTCTGACGCCCGACAACCTGCCCGACTCGAAAATCGCTCTGGTCTACGGCCAGATGAACGAGCCGCCGGGTGCGCGTGCCCGTATCGCTCTGACCGGCCTGACGCTGGCCGAGCAGTTCCGTGATGCGACGGGGACCGACGTTCTGTTCTTCGTGGACAACATCTTCCGCTTTACCCAAGCGGGTTCGGAAATGTCCGCGCTTCTGGGTCGTATCCCCTCCGCTGTGGGCTACCAGCCGACGCTGGCAACCGACATGGGGGCGATGCAGGAACGGATTACCTCCACCAAGAACGGCTCGATCACCTCGATCCAGGCTGTTTACGTGCCCGCGGATGACCTTACCGACCCCGCACCGGCCACGACCTTCGCCCACCTTGACGCGACGACCGTGCTTAACCGTGCGATCTCCGAGCTCGGCATCTACCCCGCTGTGGACCCGCTCGACTCGACCTCGCGCCTCATGGACCCGCTCGTGATCGGCGAAGAGCACTATCAGGTTGCCCGTGACGTCCAGGGTATCCTCCAGCGCTACAAGTCGCTGCAGGACATCATTGCTATTCTCGGCATGGACGAACTGTCTGAAGAAGACAAACTTACCGTGGCCCGTGCCCGTAAGATCCAGCGCTTCCTCTCCCAGCCGTTCGACGTGGCGAAAGTGTTCACCGGCTCCGACGGTGTGCAGGTTCCGCTCGAAGATACGATTTCGTCCTTTAAGGCGGTTGTGGCTGGCGAATACGACCACCTGCCGGAAGCAGCCTTCTACATGGTTGGCGGCATCCAAGAGGTGCTCGAAAAAGCCGAGAAACTGGCCGCGGAAGCAGCCTAA
- a CDS encoding F0F1 ATP synthase subunit gamma — MPSLKDLKNRISSVKSTRKITKAMQMVAAAKLRRAQDAAEASRPYAERFNAVLGALSASVGGSDTAPRLLAGTGKDDVQLLVVMTSEKGLCGGFNSNIVKLAKTRIAELQAKGKTVKIITVGKKGREQLKRDYGDLMVDHVDLTEVKKIGYVNAQAIAKDLLARFDGGEFDVATIFYAQFQNVVTQVPTAQQIIPAAYEAEEGAVSALYDYEPSEEGILADLLPRGVATQIFSALLENAASEQGARMSAMDNATRNAGDMIDQLTVEYNRSRQAVITNELIEIISGAEAL; from the coding sequence ATGCCCAGCCTCAAGGATCTTAAAAACCGGATCTCAAGCGTGAAATCCACGCGGAAGATCACGAAGGCCATGCAGATGGTCGCGGCGGCTAAACTCCGCCGTGCCCAGGATGCGGCCGAGGCCTCGCGCCCCTATGCAGAGCGTTTCAACGCTGTGCTGGGTGCGCTGTCCGCTTCGGTTGGTGGCTCTGACACCGCGCCCCGGCTTCTGGCCGGGACGGGGAAAGACGATGTGCAGTTGCTTGTTGTGATGACCTCTGAAAAGGGGCTTTGCGGTGGCTTTAACTCCAACATCGTGAAGCTTGCAAAAACCCGTATCGCGGAGCTTCAGGCCAAAGGCAAAACGGTGAAAATCATCACCGTTGGCAAGAAAGGCCGTGAGCAGCTGAAACGCGATTACGGGGATCTGATGGTGGATCACGTCGATCTGACCGAGGTGAAGAAAATCGGCTATGTCAACGCGCAGGCCATTGCCAAGGACCTGCTGGCCCGTTTCGACGGCGGCGAGTTCGACGTTGCGACGATCTTTTACGCCCAGTTCCAGAACGTTGTGACCCAGGTCCCGACCGCCCAGCAGATCATTCCCGCCGCCTATGAAGCCGAAGAGGGCGCCGTTTCCGCTCTCTACGACTACGAACCGTCCGAAGAAGGCATCCTTGCCGACCTTCTGCCGCGGGGTGTGGCGACGCAGATCTTCTCGGCCCTGCTCGAAAATGCCGCTTCTGAACAGGGGGCGCGGATGTCCGCCATGGACAACGCAACCCGCAACGCAGGTGACATGATCGACCAGCTGACAGTCGAGTATAACCGCTCGCGTCAGGCCGTGATCACCAACGAGCTTATCGAAATCATTTCGGGCGCTGAAGCGCTCTAA
- the atpA gene encoding F0F1 ATP synthase subunit alpha, giving the protein MGIQAAEISAILKEQIKNFGQEAEVAEVGRVLSVGDGIARVYGLDNVQAGEMVEFPGGIRGMALNLEADNVGVVIFGSDRDIKEGDTVKRTKSIVDVPAGDALLGRVVDGLGSPIDGKGAIDASERRIADVKAPGIIPRKSVHEPMATGLKSVDAMIPIGRGQRELIIGDRQTGKTAVALDAILNQKSYNDAAGDDESKKLYCIYVAVGQKRSTVAQLVKKLEETGAIEYTTVVAATASDPAPMQYLAPYTATAMAEYFRDNGRHALIIYDDLSKQAVSYRQMSLLLRRPPGREAYPGDVFYLHSRLLERSAKMNEDFGAGSLTALPIIETQGGDVSAFIPTNVISITDGQIFLETELFYQGIRPAVNTGLSVSRVGSSAQTKAMSSVAGPVKLSLAQYREMAAFAQFGSDLDASTQKLLNRGARLTELMKQPQYAPLTNAEIVVTIFAGTNGYLDNIPVSEVGKFEAQLLEFMRNQKADVLQWITDEDPKIKGEPAEKLKAVLDEFAKTYA; this is encoded by the coding sequence ATGGGAATCCAGGCAGCCGAAATTTCTGCGATCCTCAAGGAGCAGATTAAAAACTTCGGGCAAGAAGCCGAAGTTGCTGAAGTGGGCCGCGTGCTCTCCGTCGGGGACGGTATTGCGCGTGTGTACGGCCTCGACAACGTTCAAGCCGGTGAGATGGTTGAATTCCCGGGTGGTATCCGCGGGATGGCCCTCAACCTCGAAGCCGATAACGTCGGTGTTGTGATCTTCGGCTCCGACCGTGACATTAAAGAAGGCGACACCGTCAAGCGCACCAAGTCCATCGTGGACGTGCCCGCCGGCGACGCCCTGCTGGGTCGCGTTGTCGACGGGCTGGGCAGCCCGATCGACGGCAAAGGCGCTATTGACGCTTCCGAACGTCGCATCGCCGACGTGAAAGCACCGGGCATCATCCCGCGTAAATCCGTGCACGAACCGATGGCCACCGGCCTCAAGTCCGTGGACGCCATGATCCCGATCGGCCGCGGCCAGCGGGAACTGATCATCGGCGACCGTCAGACCGGTAAAACCGCTGTGGCGCTCGACGCCATTCTGAACCAGAAGTCCTACAACGACGCTGCCGGTGATGACGAGAGCAAGAAGCTCTACTGCATCTACGTTGCTGTTGGTCAAAAGCGTTCCACCGTGGCGCAGCTTGTGAAAAAGCTCGAAGAAACCGGTGCGATCGAATACACCACCGTGGTGGCTGCAACCGCGTCCGACCCGGCGCCGATGCAGTATCTCGCCCCCTACACCGCGACCGCGATGGCGGAATACTTCCGCGACAACGGTCGTCACGCGCTGATCATCTACGACGACCTTTCGAAACAGGCTGTGTCCTATCGTCAGATGTCGCTGCTGCTGCGTCGTCCGCCGGGGCGTGAAGCTTACCCGGGTGACGTGTTCTACCTCCATTCGCGCCTGCTGGAACGTTCTGCGAAGATGAACGAAGATTTCGGCGCGGGGTCGCTGACGGCTCTGCCGATCATCGAGACCCAGGGCGGTGACGTGTCTGCCTTTATTCCGACCAACGTGATCTCCATCACCGACGGTCAGATCTTCCTCGAAACCGAGCTGTTCTACCAAGGTATCCGTCCGGCTGTGAACACCGGTCTGTCCGTGTCCCGCGTGGGGTCCTCGGCCCAAACGAAGGCTATGTCTTCCGTCGCCGGTCCGGTGAAATTGTCGCTGGCTCAGTATCGCGAGATGGCTGCCTTTGCGCAGTTCGGCTCTGACCTCGATGCCTCCACTCAGAAACTTCTGAACCGGGGTGCGCGTCTGACCGAGCTGATGAAACAGCCGCAATACGCGCCGCTGACCAACGCAGAAATCGTTGTGACCATCTTTGCGGGCACCAACGGTTACCTGGACAACATTCCGGTGTCCGAAGTCGGCAAGTTCGAAGCCCAGCTTCTTGAGTTCATGCGCAACCAGAAAGCCGATGTTCTTCAGTGGATCACCGACGAAGATCCGAAGATCAAAGGCGAACCGGCCGAGAAACTCAAAGCGGTTTTGGACGAATTCGCCAAAACCTACGCTTAA
- a CDS encoding F0F1 ATP synthase subunit delta, with protein MSEPASISRGIAARYATAIFELAKESNAISALEEDVATLSAALADSDDLKALISSPVYTREELENAIKAVAAKAGLSGIVTNTLSLMAQNRRLFAMPQLVAALSALLAEERGEVTAEVVSAKALTKTQSTKLAKTLSETFGKDVTINATVDEALIGGLVVKVGSKMIDTSIASKLNSLQNAMKEVG; from the coding sequence GTGTCCGAACCAGCTTCGATCTCCCGCGGCATCGCCGCACGCTACGCAACGGCCATTTTCGAACTGGCCAAAGAAAGCAACGCCATCTCGGCGCTTGAGGAGGACGTGGCGACGCTTTCTGCCGCGTTGGCCGACAGCGACGATCTGAAGGCGTTGATCTCCTCGCCGGTCTACACCCGTGAAGAGCTTGAAAATGCCATTAAGGCCGTCGCCGCCAAGGCCGGCCTGTCGGGCATCGTGACCAACACGTTGTCCCTGATGGCGCAAAACCGTCGTCTCTTTGCGATGCCGCAACTTGTGGCCGCGCTGAGCGCTCTTCTTGCGGAAGAGCGGGGCGAGGTGACGGCAGAGGTTGTGTCCGCGAAGGCGCTGACCAAGACTCAATCTACCAAACTTGCCAAGACCCTCTCCGAGACCTTCGGCAAGGATGTGACTATCAATGCGACCGTTGATGAAGCCCTCATCGGCGGTCTTGTCGTTAAAGTGGGTTCGAAGATGATCGACACCTCGATCGCCTCGAAACTGAACTCCCTCCAGAATGCAATGAAAGAGGTCGGATAA
- a CDS encoding DUF481 domain-containing protein yields MSTQKISSSLAALMLVMASVPAYAQSTTVFNNVDAVDDSVDALEEKIQDEFDDARDSRQFGNGSGRLGWYGSVSMTANATSGNSDTADIGIGSRFGYGDGVNGHDFALSYQYSEDADESTANTLSAAYDYTRMFNPNFYGYGKIRTKYDEFSSYETDSFIGLGVGYRVVNTPDMTWSLQAGPGWRYAEVADDTLADNIDEVAGSFASKFYYDLGNGMFLTNDTDVITSETDTAITNELGFNVSLNGPLAMRTSLRTEYHSDPLDGYDKTDNTLGVSLVYSLK; encoded by the coding sequence ATGAGCACCCAAAAGATCTCCTCCTCACTCGCAGCGCTGATGCTCGTAATGGCCTCCGTTCCGGCATATGCACAGAGCACGACCGTGTTTAACAACGTTGATGCTGTGGACGATTCCGTCGACGCACTGGAAGAAAAAATCCAAGACGAATTTGACGACGCACGCGACTCCCGCCAGTTCGGCAACGGCTCCGGTCGTCTTGGCTGGTACGGCTCTGTATCGATGACCGCCAACGCCACCAGCGGCAACTCCGATACCGCCGATATCGGCATCGGGTCGCGTTTCGGCTACGGTGACGGTGTGAACGGTCACGATTTCGCACTGAGCTATCAGTACAGCGAAGACGCCGATGAATCGACCGCGAATACCCTGTCGGCGGCCTATGACTACACCCGTATGTTCAACCCGAACTTCTACGGCTACGGCAAAATCCGCACCAAATACGATGAATTCAGCTCCTACGAGACCGACAGCTTCATCGGTCTGGGTGTTGGCTACCGTGTGGTGAATACCCCCGATATGACCTGGTCGCTGCAGGCCGGTCCGGGCTGGCGCTACGCCGAAGTGGCCGATGACACCCTGGCCGACAACATCGACGAAGTGGCCGGCAGCTTTGCCTCCAAGTTCTACTACGATCTTGGCAACGGCATGTTCCTGACCAACGACACCGATGTGATCACCTCGGAAACCGACACCGCGATCACCAACGAACTTGGCTTCAACGTGTCGCTGAACGGCCCGCTCGCAATGCGCACCTCCCTGCGTACCGAGTACCACTCCGATCCGCTGGACGGCTATGACAAGACCGACAACACCCTCGGGGTGTCTCTGGTCTACTCCCTGAAGTAA
- a CDS encoding methyltransferase domain-containing protein, translated as MYLDVVELRNFYYRTGLGRAAQRAIRDQVVAFWPDASRQTVAGFGFAVPLLRPFLADARRVVGLMPEQQGVMHWPAGMPNVSVLCPETLWPLQTGIVDRLVVMHALEASDNPAALLEECWRVLGPGGRAMFVVPNRAGLWSRSDNTPFGYGRPYSLSQLEQQLRIAGFVPERHAAALYQPPSHRRTWLRWGPFWERFGRRVSTALVGGVLIVEASKQVYAQSGSGSPEALQRPSRVLDGLRPIPDAKPV; from the coding sequence ATGTATCTCGACGTCGTTGAGCTGAGAAATTTCTACTACCGGACCGGATTGGGCCGCGCCGCACAGCGCGCTATCCGCGATCAGGTTGTGGCCTTCTGGCCGGATGCGTCGCGCCAGACCGTGGCGGGCTTTGGCTTTGCCGTGCCGCTGTTGCGGCCGTTTCTGGCAGACGCACGCCGGGTTGTGGGGTTGATGCCCGAACAGCAGGGGGTGATGCACTGGCCTGCCGGCATGCCCAATGTGTCTGTGCTGTGTCCGGAAACGCTCTGGCCGCTGCAGACCGGCATTGTCGACCGGCTGGTGGTGATGCATGCGCTTGAAGCCTCTGACAACCCGGCGGCATTGCTGGAAGAGTGCTGGCGGGTGCTCGGGCCGGGGGGCAGGGCGATGTTTGTCGTGCCCAACCGTGCCGGGCTCTGGTCGCGGTCGGACAATACGCCCTTTGGTTACGGGCGGCCCTATTCCTTGAGCCAGCTCGAACAGCAATTGCGGATCGCAGGTTTCGTGCCCGAACGCCATGCCGCCGCTTTGTATCAGCCGCCCTCGCATCGGCGGACCTGGTTGCGATGGGGCCCGTTCTGGGAACGCTTCGGTCGCCGTGTGTCGACGGCATTGGTCGGGGGCGTGCTGATCGTAGAAGCCTCGAAACAGGTCTATGCCCAAAGCGGTTCGGGCAGCCCGGAGGCCCTGCAGCGTCCGAGTCGCGTGCTGGACGGGCTGCGACCGATTCCGGATGCGAAACCCGTGTGA
- the gloB gene encoding hydroxyacylglutathione hydrolase, giving the protein MLEIVTVPALEVFDNYYFLIHDTDSGRTAAVDCGGAAPVLRVLGERGWSLDEIWITHHHWDHVDGVADLKEATGAVVKGSPKDAPKMPPLDEVLPQEGQFTFAGAQINVLFVPGHANGHIAFHIPAAEALFSGDSLMALGCGRLLEGTAQQMWDSLQKLAALPADTAVYSGHEYTLGNARFALSIDPDNAALQARAAAITAAREADRPTVPSTLSEELATNPFLRAGLPELKAQLGLPEASDVAVFAEIRQRKDRF; this is encoded by the coding sequence ATGCTAGAGATTGTCACCGTCCCCGCGCTCGAGGTTTTCGACAATTACTATTTCCTCATCCATGACACGGACAGCGGACGCACCGCCGCCGTCGACTGTGGCGGCGCGGCACCTGTGTTGCGCGTGCTGGGCGAGCGCGGCTGGTCGCTTGATGAAATCTGGATCACCCATCACCATTGGGATCACGTCGACGGGGTCGCGGATCTCAAGGAGGCAACCGGCGCCGTGGTCAAGGGCAGTCCCAAAGACGCCCCGAAGATGCCGCCACTGGATGAGGTCTTGCCACAAGAGGGGCAATTCACCTTTGCCGGCGCACAGATCAACGTGTTGTTCGTCCCCGGCCATGCCAACGGCCATATCGCCTTTCACATCCCCGCCGCCGAAGCGCTCTTTTCCGGCGACAGCCTGATGGCGCTCGGCTGTGGCCGGTTGCTTGAGGGCACGGCCCAACAGATGTGGGACAGCCTGCAAAAGCTGGCTGCGCTGCCCGCCGACACGGCGGTCTATTCGGGACATGAATACACATTGGGCAACGCACGCTTTGCTCTGAGCATCGATCCCGACAACGCCGCACTTCAGGCGCGCGCGGCAGCGATCACAGCGGCACGCGAGGCTGACCGCCCAACCGTGCCCTCAACGTTGAGCGAAGAACTGGCGACCAATCCCTTCCTGCGCGCAGGCCTGCCCGAGCTGAAAGCGCAACTGGGTCTCCCGGAAGCCAGCGACGTTGCGGTTTTCGCAGAAATTCGCCAGCGCAAGGATCGTTTCTGA
- the clpA gene encoding ATP-dependent Clp protease ATP-binding subunit ClpA, producing MPSFSNTLEQAIHAALALANSRRHELATLEHLLLALIDEPDAARVMQACNVELEELRKTLLDYIEDDLSTLVTDVEGSEAVPTASFQRVIQRAAIHVQSSGRTEVTGANVLVAIFAERESNAAYFLQEQDMTRYDAVNFIAHGVAKDPAFGEQRPITGADQPEEEHEAQAAQPGGEDKESALAKYCVDLNKKAMKGDVDPLIGRAHEVERCIQVLCRRRKNNPLLVGDPGVGKTAIAEGLAKKIVDGETPDVLAESTIYSLDMGALLAGTRYRGDFEERLKAVVKELEDHPDAILFIDEIHTVIGAGATSGGAMDASNLLKPALQGGKLRCMGSTTYKEFRQHFEKDRALSRRFQKIDVNEPTVDDAVKILQGLKPYFEEHHDIRYTHDAIKTAVELSARYIHDRKLPDKAIDVIDEAGAAQHLVAESRRRKTIGPKEIEAVVAKIARIPPKNVSKDDAEVLKDLESTLKRVVFGQNKAIETLSSAIKLARAGLREPEKPIGNYLFAGPTGVGKTEVAKQLADTLGVELLRFDMSEYMEKHAVSRLIGAPPGYVGFDQGGLLTDGVDQHPHCVLLLDEIEKAHPDVYNILLQVMDNGKLTDHNGRTVDFRNVILIMTSNAGAAEQAKEAIGFGRDRRTGEDTAAIERTFTPEFRNRLDAVVSFAPLPKEVILQVVEKFVLQLEAQLMDRNVHIELTRPAAEWLADKGYDDKMGARPLGRVIQEHIKKPLAEELLFGKLSKGGVVQVGVKDGNIDLRVEEPGAPRIGSRKKPPLLTAE from the coding sequence GTGCCATCATTTTCGAACACCCTTGAGCAAGCCATTCACGCGGCTCTGGCGCTGGCAAATTCCCGTCGTCATGAACTCGCAACACTGGAACATCTGCTACTCGCCCTAATCGACGAGCCCGACGCGGCGCGCGTGATGCAGGCCTGTAACGTTGAGCTTGAGGAGTTGCGAAAAACGCTGCTGGATTACATCGAAGACGACCTGTCCACGTTGGTGACAGATGTGGAAGGCTCGGAAGCGGTGCCAACAGCGTCGTTCCAGCGCGTCATTCAGCGCGCCGCGATCCATGTTCAATCCTCCGGCCGCACCGAAGTGACCGGGGCCAATGTGCTGGTGGCGATCTTTGCCGAACGCGAATCCAATGCCGCCTATTTCCTGCAGGAACAGGACATGACGCGCTATGACGCGGTGAATTTCATCGCCCATGGTGTGGCGAAGGACCCTGCATTCGGCGAACAACGCCCTATCACCGGTGCAGACCAGCCCGAGGAAGAACATGAAGCTCAGGCGGCGCAGCCCGGTGGCGAGGACAAGGAATCCGCGCTGGCCAAATATTGCGTGGACCTGAACAAGAAAGCGATGAAGGGCGACGTCGATCCGCTGATCGGACGCGCCCATGAGGTGGAGCGCTGCATTCAGGTGCTCTGCCGCCGCCGCAAGAACAACCCGCTGCTGGTGGGCGATCCCGGTGTCGGCAAGACCGCCATCGCCGAAGGTCTCGCCAAAAAGATCGTCGATGGCGAAACACCCGACGTGCTGGCAGAATCCACCATCTATTCGCTCGATATGGGCGCGCTTCTGGCGGGCACCCGCTATCGGGGCGACTTCGAAGAGCGGTTGAAAGCGGTGGTCAAGGAGCTTGAGGATCATCCCGACGCGATCCTGTTCATCGACGAAATCCACACCGTGATCGGCGCCGGTGCCACCTCCGGTGGCGCGATGGATGCCTCCAACCTGCTGAAACCCGCGCTGCAGGGCGGCAAGCTGCGTTGCATGGGCTCCACCACCTACAAGGAGTTCCGCCAGCATTTCGAAAAGGACCGCGCCCTGTCGCGTCGGTTCCAGAAAATCGACGTAAACGAACCGACCGTGGACGACGCGGTGAAGATTCTGCAGGGGCTGAAACCCTATTTCGAGGAACACCACGACATCCGCTATACTCACGACGCGATCAAGACCGCCGTGGAACTCTCGGCGCGTTACATCCATGATCGCAAGCTTCCCGACAAAGCCATTGATGTGATCGACGAAGCGGGCGCCGCCCAGCATCTGGTTGCCGAAAGCCGTCGCCGCAAAACCATCGGCCCGAAAGAGATCGAGGCCGTCGTGGCTAAGATCGCACGTATCCCGCCCAAGAACGTCTCCAAGGATGATGCGGAGGTGCTCAAGGATCTGGAAAGCACGCTCAAACGTGTGGTCTTCGGTCAGAACAAGGCGATCGAAACCCTGTCCTCGGCGATCAAACTCGCCCGTGCAGGGCTGCGAGAACCGGAAAAACCCATCGGCAACTACCTGTTTGCCGGGCCCACCGGTGTGGGCAAAACCGAAGTGGCCAAACAGCTCGCGGACACGCTGGGCGTGGAACTGCTGCGCTTCGATATGTCGGAATACATGGAGAAACACGCCGTGTCCCGCCTGATCGGGGCCCCTCCGGGCTATGTCGGTTTCGATCAGGGCGGTCTGCTAACCGATGGCGTCGACCAGCACCCGCATTGTGTACTGCTGCTCGATGAAATCGAAAAGGCGCACCCGGATGTCTACAACATCCTGTTGCAGGTGATGGACAACGGCAAACTGACCGACCACAACGGCCGGACCGTGGATTTCCGCAACGTGATCCTGATCATGACCTCCAACGCAGGGGCCGCGGAACAGGCGAAAGAGGCCATCGGCTTTGGCCGGGATCGCCGGACCGGCGAAGATACCGCCGCCATTGAACGCACCTTCACGCCGGAGTTCCGCAACCGTCTGGACGCCGTGGTGTCCTTTGCCCCGCTGCCGAAAGAGGTGATCTTGCAGGTTGTCGAGAAATTCGTGCTGCAACTTGAGGCCCAGCTCATGGACCGCAATGTGCATATCGAACTGACCCGCCCCGCCGCCGAGTGGCTGGCCGACAAGGGTTATGATGACAAGATGGGCGCACGTCCGCTGGGCCGCGTCATTCAGGAGCACATCAAGAAGCCGCTGGCAGAGGAGCTGCTCTTTGGCAAGCTGTCGAAAGGCGGCGTGGTCCAGGTTGGCGTCAAGGACGGCAACATCGACCTGCGGGTCGAAGAACCCGGCGCCCCGCGGATTGGCAGCCGCAAGAAGCCCCCGCTTCTGACGGCGGAATAA